One stretch of Caballeronia sp. Lep1P3 DNA includes these proteins:
- a CDS encoding nitroreductase, translating to MNTSLSVIDAIATRRSIRAFLPDAVNRETLEAILRHACRAPSGSNIQPWKVHVLTGEAKHALSRAILDVFNDPQADREHEEEFAYYPREWASPFIERRRALGIGLYTLLGLTREDREGMHAQMGRNFQFFGAPVGIIFTTDRTMERGSWLDYGMFIENVMLLARAFGLDTCPQAAFNRYHRIIAKVLALPANETVVCGMSLGYADWSKPENQLESAREPLDNVVRFIGT from the coding sequence ATGAACACAAGCCTTTCCGTGATCGACGCCATTGCCACGCGCCGCTCGATTCGCGCGTTTCTTCCCGACGCCGTGAATCGGGAGACGCTCGAAGCCATTTTGCGGCACGCGTGCCGTGCGCCATCGGGCAGCAACATCCAGCCGTGGAAGGTGCATGTGCTGACCGGCGAGGCGAAGCATGCGCTGTCGCGCGCGATCCTCGACGTCTTCAACGATCCGCAGGCCGACCGCGAGCACGAAGAAGAATTCGCGTATTACCCGCGCGAGTGGGCCTCGCCCTTCATCGAGCGCAGGCGCGCGCTCGGCATCGGGCTTTATACGCTGCTCGGCCTCACGCGCGAGGACCGTGAAGGCATGCACGCGCAAATGGGCCGCAACTTCCAATTCTTCGGTGCGCCGGTGGGCATCATCTTCACGACCGACCGCACGATGGAGCGCGGTTCGTGGCTCGACTACGGCATGTTCATCGAGAACGTGATGCTGCTCGCGCGCGCGTTCGGGCTCGACACGTGCCCGCAGGCGGCGTTCAACCGGTATCACCGCATCATCGCGAAAGTGCTGGCGCTGCCGGCGAACGAGACGGTCGTCTGCGGCATGAGCCTCGGCTATGCGGACTGGTCGAAGCCGGAAAATCAGCTCGAAAGCGCGCGTGAGCCGCTGGACAACGTGGTGCGGTTCATCGGCACGTAG